Below is a genomic region from Planctomycetota bacterium.
TACGGTGACGGCCTCTCGCTGGCCGGTCTGGTGCTGGCGTCGGCGGGGGCCGTCGTCTTCTGGGCGCTCCTCATCCATTGGGTGCTGCGAAACCGCCTGTGGTCGTTTCTGCCCCTGCTCCTCGTTCCGCCGGTCCTCGCCTTGGTGGGGTGGATGCGGGACCGACGGCCTGCCGGGGGCGACGGCGCCCGCCCGTCGGCCGTGCCGGAGCCCGTGTTGCCATGGTGGCAAATTCTCGTCGGGCTCATTTCGGCCGGCGTGATTTTCCCAGTGGCCGTCGCGGCCGGGCAGACCCAGGAGGCGCGCCTCCAACTGGCCCTGATGGTCCTTCTGGCCCTTGCCGCGAGCGCGTGGACCCTGTTCTTCTATCTGCGCGTGTATCGGTATCTGGGGCGGTTGCCGATGGGCGTGTTGTCGGCGATGCGCGTCTTGGCCGTCCTCCTGCTGGTGCTCCTCGTTTTCAAGCCGGTGCTGAGTTTCGAGGAACGGGTCGAGCACCGGACCGACCTGCTGGTGCTGGTGGACGCCTCGCGTTCGATGTCCGTGAGCGATTGGCCCGACACGCCTCACCGCCTGGCCCTGGCGGCCGCTCAGGTCCGGGAATACCTTGATCGGCTGGCGACGGCGTTCAACGTCCAACTCTACACGTTCGACACGCGAGCCCGGCCGGTCGAAGCCGGCCAGTGGCCTGAACCCGAGGGCGAGGCCACCAACATCACGCGGGCCGTCAAGGACGTGCTGGCTCTCGCGCGCCGGGCCGACACGAGCGGCCTGGTGCTCTTGAGCGACGGCCTGCACAACGCCGGCGGCGACGTGGTGCGGGACATCACGGCTCTCGGGCCGCCGCCGATTTATACCGTCGGCGTGGGGACGGACCTGACACGAGAGAGCGGGTACCAGGACATCAGCATCGAGAACGTCCGGGCTCCGGAGGAAAGCGTCGTGGACAACGTCACCCGCGTCACCGTGGATGTCGAAGCGGTGGGCCTTGCTGACCGATCCGTCGAGGTTCAGTTGCGCGAGGGCGACACGCTGCTGTCGGCCCAGCCGCTCCGCCTCGACGGGACGCCCGGCAGCCAGAGCATCACGCTCACCGTCACGCCGACCACCACCGGCCGGCATACCTACACGGTGCGCATTCCGCCGGACCCCGCCGAACGCCGCAGCGAAAACAACACGCGCGATCTGTATCTCCTGGTGAC
It encodes:
- a CDS encoding glutamine amidotransferase yields the protein YGDGLSLAGLVLASAGAVVFWALLIHWVLRNRLWSFLPLLLVPPVLALVGWMRDRRPAGGDGARPSAVPEPVLPWWQILVGLISAGVIFPVAVAAGQTQEARLQLALMVLLALAASAWTLFFYLRVYRYLGRLPMGVLSAMRVLAVLLLVLLVFKPVLSFEERVEHRTDLLVLVDASRSMSVSDWPDTPHRLALAAAQVREYLDRLATAFNVQLYTFDTRARPVEAGQWPEPEGEATNITRAVKDVLALARRADTSGLVLLSDGLHNAGGDVVRDITALGPPPIYTVGVGTDLTRESGYQDISIENVRAPEESVVDNVTRVTVDVEAVGLADRSVEVQLREGDTLLSAQPLRLDGTPGSQSITLTVTPTTTGRHTYTVRIPPDPAERRSENNTRDLYLLVTDPKIRVLYVEGVVRPEYKPLKSVLETDPNVELAALVQVRKGEFLQSGSRNDLALTGFPQTLEDMRKFDVFLLGDLDRSYFSAKQLENLKTAVSEGGGLLMIGGYASFGPGGYAGTPVEEILPVFVGPRDIGQETERFVLRLTPEGEAHPIFYGATDFFMPSAPGRSIRNPQSAIRNPEELPYLKGCTRLGRPKPGASVLAVHPDRAGPSGPLIVLAVQSYGLGRTAAFAADTTYQWYLPYKALGRDSPYIKFWGQMVRWLANKEIKETADEPGVTLLVNKPFYNPGESVTVRARVREEEGRATNYADVTGSLIGAGGERTPLPLVLVPGSVGMYEAKLDPPDPGEYKILVEARKDGKRLGIAEDAFV